A window of the Streptomyces sp. NBC_00454 genome harbors these coding sequences:
- a CDS encoding HAD-IIA family hydrolase yields MAERKPIESWLTDMDGVLIHEGTPIPGADAFINRLRESGKPFLVLTNNSIYTPRDLQARLSRMGLEVPVENIWTSALATAKFLDDQRPGGTAYVIGEAGLTTALHDIGYILTDHEPDYVVLGETRTYSFEAMTKAVRLINAGARFICTNPDETGPSTEGPLPATGAVAALITKATGKQPYFAGKPNPLMMRTGLNAIGAHSHSSAMIGDRMDTDILAGLEAGMQTFLVLTGLTSKEDTEKFPYRPTKTVNSIADLVDLV; encoded by the coding sequence GTGGCAGAGCGCAAGCCGATCGAATCCTGGCTCACCGACATGGACGGGGTCCTCATCCACGAGGGCACTCCGATCCCCGGCGCCGATGCCTTCATCAACCGGCTGCGCGAGTCCGGCAAGCCCTTCCTGGTGCTGACCAACAACTCCATCTACACCCCGCGCGACCTCCAGGCCCGCCTGTCCCGGATGGGCCTGGAAGTCCCGGTCGAGAACATCTGGACCTCGGCGCTGGCCACCGCGAAGTTCCTCGACGACCAGCGTCCGGGCGGCACCGCGTACGTCATCGGCGAGGCCGGCCTGACCACCGCCCTGCACGACATCGGCTACATCCTGACCGACCACGAGCCCGACTACGTGGTCCTGGGCGAGACCCGCACGTACAGCTTCGAGGCGATGACCAAGGCGGTCCGCCTGATCAACGCGGGCGCCCGCTTCATCTGCACCAACCCCGACGAGACCGGCCCCTCCACCGAGGGCCCGCTGCCCGCCACGGGCGCGGTCGCCGCGCTGATCACCAAGGCGACCGGCAAGCAGCCGTACTTCGCCGGCAAGCCCAACCCGCTGATGATGCGGACCGGCCTGAACGCCATCGGCGCGCACTCGCACAGCAGCGCGATGATCGGCGACCGGATGGACACCGACATCCTGGCCGGGCTGGAAGCGGGCATGCAGACCTTCCTCGTGCTGACCGGACTGACGTCCAAAGAGGACACCGAGAAGTTCCCGTACCGCCCGACCAAGACGGTCAACTCCATCGCGGACCTCGTCGACCTGGTCTGA
- a CDS encoding 2-aminoethylphosphonate ABC transporter substrate-binding protein — protein sequence MPSNKYLRVTAAVTGCLALAAGLTACGGSSSADSKDGGEKIVTVYSADGLKSEKGDGWYDKVFAEFTKKTGIEVKYVEGGSGEMVQRAVREKTNTQADLLITLPPFIQQADGKGLLQAYTPQGSDKVNGADKAANGKWTSVVNNYFGFVYNKKELAEAPKTWEELLDPKYKGKLQYSTPGVAGDGTAVLIKAMHDFGGKEPANEYLKKLQANNVGPSSSTSKLAPKTDKGELLVANGDVQMNFAQSKSMPNLGIWFPAKDGGKPTTFALPYAAGLVDKAPHTENGKKLLDYMLSEDAQKLVSSVGGGFPARTDVKPTDANAVELTKILTGVEIFEPDWTDIDKNLTGYVDAWKSATGS from the coding sequence ATGCCCAGCAACAAGTACCTGCGCGTCACCGCGGCCGTCACCGGCTGCCTCGCCCTCGCCGCCGGTCTCACCGCGTGCGGCGGCTCCTCCTCCGCCGACTCCAAGGACGGCGGCGAGAAGATCGTCACCGTCTACAGCGCCGACGGCCTCAAGAGCGAGAAGGGCGACGGCTGGTACGACAAGGTCTTCGCCGAGTTCACGAAGAAGACCGGCATCGAGGTCAAGTACGTGGAGGGCGGCTCGGGCGAGATGGTGCAGCGCGCCGTCCGCGAGAAGACCAACACGCAGGCCGACCTGCTGATCACCCTGCCCCCCTTCATCCAGCAGGCCGACGGCAAGGGCCTGCTCCAGGCCTACACCCCGCAGGGCTCCGACAAGGTCAACGGCGCCGACAAGGCCGCCAACGGCAAGTGGACCTCGGTCGTCAACAACTACTTCGGCTTCGTCTACAACAAGAAGGAGCTCGCCGAGGCCCCCAAGACCTGGGAAGAGCTGCTGGACCCCAAGTACAAGGGCAAGCTGCAGTACTCCACCCCGGGCGTCGCGGGCGACGGCACCGCCGTGCTCATCAAGGCGATGCACGACTTCGGCGGCAAGGAGCCGGCGAACGAGTACCTGAAGAAGCTCCAGGCCAACAACGTCGGCCCGTCCTCCTCCACTTCCAAGCTCGCGCCCAAGACCGACAAGGGCGAGCTGCTCGTCGCCAACGGCGACGTCCAGATGAACTTCGCGCAGTCCAAGTCCATGCCGAACCTGGGCATCTGGTTCCCGGCCAAGGACGGCGGCAAGCCCACCACCTTCGCCCTCCCGTACGCGGCCGGCCTGGTCGACAAGGCCCCGCACACCGAGAACGGCAAGAAGCTCCTCGACTACATGCTGAGCGAGGACGCCCAGAAGCTGGTCAGCTCGGTCGGCGGCGGCTTCCCGGCCCGCACGGACGTCAAGCCCACCGACGCCAACGCCGTCGAACTCACCAAGATCCTGACCGGTGTCGAGATCTTCGAGCCGGACTGGACCGATATCGACAAGAACCTCACCGGCTACGTCGACGCGTGGAAGTCGGCGACCGGAAGCTGA
- a CDS encoding peptidoglycan-binding protein, translated as MPVPAFEEYEPAGDCPCRGCAQRRRTLARARAIPLRDGGHPAARGARRALVLATAAGVVLGGGTGAAVAVTAPGPGGTVSLDDPGSPQGGRAPLHGGKKGAPAKPAGLPGAPSAVKRTDRATIINRAKLWLDAQVPYSMEQYWSDGYRQDCSGFVSMAWNLGTNEWTGSLDKFATRITKDELLPGDMLLFHNPADPNKGSHVVLFGGWGDESRTYYTAYEQTRPTTRRQATPYGYWNNATKYIPYRFNGVAGGVVPEKPVPDPPAPGGTPVVSATYPGASKFGPGANNAYVTQLGRMLTERGGSRFYPQGIGPLWTDSDRQATQAFQRAQGWTGADADGIPGAETWRLLAQHQGKDIPPTTGGAPGPAGRPAFPGSSVFRPGVSHPSITALGRQLVKKGFGKYYTSGPGPRWGESDRRNVEAFQRAQGWRGAEADGYPGPETWRRLFA; from the coding sequence ATGCCCGTGCCGGCCTTCGAGGAATACGAACCCGCCGGCGACTGCCCGTGCAGGGGCTGCGCCCAGCGCCGCCGCACGCTCGCCCGCGCCCGAGCCATACCGCTGCGCGACGGCGGACATCCCGCCGCGCGCGGAGCCCGCCGGGCGCTGGTCCTGGCCACCGCCGCGGGGGTGGTCCTCGGCGGCGGTACGGGAGCGGCCGTGGCGGTGACCGCTCCGGGCCCCGGCGGCACCGTGTCGCTGGACGACCCGGGCTCGCCGCAGGGCGGCCGGGCCCCGCTGCACGGAGGCAAGAAGGGCGCGCCCGCGAAGCCCGCCGGCCTGCCCGGAGCGCCCTCGGCGGTGAAGCGGACCGACCGGGCGACGATCATCAACCGGGCGAAGCTGTGGCTGGACGCGCAGGTCCCGTACAGCATGGAGCAGTACTGGTCGGACGGGTACCGGCAGGACTGCTCCGGCTTCGTCTCCATGGCGTGGAACCTCGGTACGAACGAGTGGACCGGCAGCCTCGACAAGTTCGCGACCAGGATCACCAAGGACGAGCTGCTGCCGGGAGACATGCTGCTCTTCCACAACCCCGCCGACCCCAACAAGGGCTCGCACGTCGTGCTCTTCGGCGGATGGGGGGACGAGTCGCGGACCTACTACACCGCCTACGAACAGACGCGGCCCACGACGCGGCGCCAGGCCACGCCCTACGGCTACTGGAACAACGCGACGAAGTACATCCCGTACCGGTTCAACGGGGTGGCCGGCGGGGTCGTTCCCGAGAAGCCGGTCCCCGACCCGCCGGCGCCGGGCGGCACCCCGGTCGTCTCGGCGACCTACCCCGGGGCGTCGAAGTTCGGGCCGGGCGCCAACAACGCCTACGTGACCCAGCTCGGCCGGATGCTGACCGAACGCGGCGGCTCCCGCTTCTACCCGCAGGGCATCGGCCCGCTGTGGACCGACTCCGACCGGCAGGCGACCCAGGCCTTCCAGCGCGCCCAGGGCTGGACGGGAGCCGACGCCGACGGCATCCCGGGCGCGGAGACATGGCGGCTGCTCGCGCAGCACCAGGGCAAGGACATCCCGCCGACGACGGGCGGCGCACCGGGCCCGGCGGGCAGGCCCGCCTTCCCGGGCTCCTCGGTCTTCCGCCCGGGGGTGTCCCACCCGTCCATCACCGCCCTTGGCCGCCAGCTGGTGAAGAAGGGCTTCGGCAAGTACTACACATCCGGGCCGGGCCCCCGCTGGGGCGAGTCCGACCGCCGCAACGTCGAGGCCTTCCAGCGCGCCCAGGGCTGGCGCGGAGCCGAGGCCGACGGCTACCCGGGCCCGGAAACCTGGCGCCGGCTGTTCGCATGA
- a CDS encoding class F sortase, whose amino-acid sequence MSGEPRSSGGSRLLTFAAWSVLVLGLWLWGREITGVPSPLPGQAGGPATPGLPTAHVPLGPAPPARVDVPSIGIQAPVITRDLDTQGAIEPPPYENPGTVGWWRGGVQPGTAGTALMVGHVDTQSKPAVFYGLSSAKPGDKIRVVRADGSVAEFTVEDVQVHERAGFDPAKAYGPRVKGRAELRLVTCGGAYDKAARQYSANVVVSAYLTGAGIRSGAAA is encoded by the coding sequence GTGAGCGGGGAGCCGAGGAGCTCCGGCGGCTCCCGGCTGCTGACCTTCGCCGCCTGGTCGGTGCTGGTCCTGGGCCTGTGGCTGTGGGGCCGGGAGATCACCGGGGTGCCGAGCCCGCTCCCCGGCCAGGCCGGAGGGCCGGCGACCCCGGGGCTGCCGACGGCGCACGTCCCGCTGGGGCCGGCGCCGCCCGCACGGGTCGACGTACCGTCCATAGGCATCCAGGCCCCGGTGATCACCCGGGACCTGGACACACAGGGGGCGATCGAGCCGCCCCCGTACGAGAACCCGGGGACGGTCGGCTGGTGGCGCGGCGGAGTCCAGCCCGGCACGGCCGGGACCGCGCTGATGGTCGGGCACGTGGACACGCAGTCGAAGCCGGCGGTGTTCTACGGACTGAGCTCGGCGAAGCCGGGCGACAAGATCCGCGTGGTCCGGGCGGACGGCTCGGTCGCCGAGTTCACGGTCGAGGACGTACAGGTCCACGAGCGCGCGGGCTTCGACCCGGCCAAGGCCTACGGCCCGCGGGTCAAGGGCAGGGCCGAGCTGAGGCTGGTGACCTGCGGCGGCGCGTACGACAAGGCGGCCAGGCAGTACTCGGCGAACGTGGTGGTGTCGGCGTACCTCACGGGCGCCGGAATCCGCTCGGGAGCGGCGGCCTAG
- a CDS encoding ABC transporter permease: MLVHSKAGRWAAWSLFGLLFLPLFALPLLVVVAASFSTHWSGAFPSGPTTGNYAAAVQGESLQALTTSLVTALVASLLALTVGTWAALAAAGLRRRGKRSLDALFMLPVAVPSVVVGLAVLVAFSKPPLLLNGTSSIVILAHTILVTAFAYQSVSAAIVRLDPAYEQAAASLGAGPAYVLWRVKLPLLLPSLTAAAGLCFALSMGELSATMMLYPPDWMPLPVRIFTATDRGSLFSGSAVAVVLMAATLLVLLAVSRVRTKATYR; this comes from the coding sequence GTGCTGGTGCATAGCAAGGCCGGCCGCTGGGCCGCCTGGAGCCTCTTCGGACTCCTCTTCCTGCCGCTCTTCGCGCTGCCGCTGCTCGTGGTGGTGGCCGCCTCCTTCTCGACCCACTGGTCCGGGGCCTTCCCCTCCGGCCCGACCACCGGGAACTACGCCGCCGCCGTGCAGGGCGAATCCCTCCAGGCCCTGACCACCTCCCTGGTCACCGCCCTGGTCGCCAGCCTGCTCGCGCTCACCGTCGGCACCTGGGCGGCGCTCGCCGCCGCGGGGCTGCGCAGGCGCGGCAAGCGGTCCCTGGACGCGCTGTTCATGCTGCCGGTCGCCGTGCCGTCCGTGGTCGTCGGCCTCGCCGTGCTCGTCGCCTTCAGCAAGCCCCCGCTGCTGCTCAACGGCACCAGCTCGATCGTGATCCTGGCGCACACGATTCTTGTCACGGCGTTTGCCTACCAGTCGGTTTCGGCTGCCATCGTGCGTCTCGATCCCGCGTACGAACAGGCGGCGGCCTCCTTGGGCGCCGGCCCCGCGTACGTACTGTGGCGGGTCAAGCTCCCCCTCCTGCTGCCGTCGCTCACCGCGGCCGCCGGACTCTGCTTCGCCCTGTCCATGGGCGAGCTGAGCGCCACGATGATGCTCTACCCGCCGGACTGGATGCCCCTCCCGGTCCGGATCTTCACCGCCACCGACCGCGGTTCGCTCTTCAGCGGCTCCGCCGTCGCCGTGGTCCTGATGGCCGCCACCCTGCTGGTCCTCCTGGCCGTCTCACGTGTCCGCACCAAGGCCACGTACCGCTGA
- a CDS encoding alkaline phosphatase family protein — translation MPTVLSGRALAVAATATALLATTLGAAATAAPAAAEAATTNKVLVIGIDGTVLDRVKAADAPNLNGLMAQGLTARSTLYANPMAATSSGPGWSTIATGVWPDKHGVKDNSFTGKNYTAYPDFLTRIENAKPELNTYAAADWEPITSTDQNGPIFSAKVDKRLSLKGDRDGYGSEDPKIAAAAAAELRDQNPDAAFVYFGEIDHAGHASGAASQEYLNTIGRVDKLIGQLLTAVQARPTYGQENWKILVTTDHGHTDAGGHGGSTIQERGTFVIAKGAGIAAGSVRNDVKLVDVAATALSQVGVPAGSAIDGIPLDAPDDNDPFDTLRPVLQARVDETGIPAATKGFTHTPPAGWSIDNSKMGTGGVTEWAGWAFATDEFWSQSQRDQWRELNVRSRDVFAVADSDEWDDKSHTGSYDSTLITPKWPVTGGSVKNLTFQTHYHHEAGQTAQVLVSYNGGTPSVVKSYTADAVAKSESIALQVPAGATDVQVRFRYAGSNNWYWTVDNVKLG, via the coding sequence GTGCCCACTGTCCTGTCAGGACGCGCCCTCGCCGTGGCCGCCACCGCCACGGCCCTGCTCGCCACCACCCTCGGCGCCGCGGCCACCGCCGCACCCGCCGCCGCCGAGGCCGCCACCACCAACAAGGTCCTCGTGATCGGCATCGACGGAACGGTCCTGGACCGCGTCAAGGCCGCCGACGCGCCCAACCTGAACGGCCTGATGGCCCAGGGCCTGACCGCACGCAGCACCCTGTACGCGAACCCGATGGCCGCCACCTCCTCGGGCCCCGGCTGGTCGACCATCGCCACCGGCGTGTGGCCCGACAAGCACGGGGTGAAGGACAACTCCTTCACGGGCAAGAACTACACGGCCTACCCGGACTTCCTGACCCGCATCGAGAACGCGAAGCCGGAGCTCAACACCTACGCGGCCGCCGACTGGGAGCCCATCACCTCCACCGACCAGAACGGCCCGATCTTCTCGGCCAAGGTCGACAAGCGGCTCAGCCTCAAGGGCGACCGCGACGGCTACGGCAGCGAGGACCCGAAGATCGCCGCCGCGGCCGCCGCCGAACTCCGCGACCAGAACCCCGACGCCGCCTTCGTCTACTTCGGCGAGATCGACCACGCGGGCCACGCCTCCGGCGCCGCGAGCCAGGAGTACCTGAACACGATCGGCCGCGTGGACAAGCTGATCGGCCAGCTCCTCACCGCCGTCCAGGCGCGCCCCACGTACGGGCAGGAGAACTGGAAGATCCTGGTCACCACCGACCACGGCCACACCGACGCGGGCGGCCACGGCGGCTCCACCATCCAGGAGCGCGGCACCTTCGTCATCGCCAAGGGCGCGGGCATCGCGGCCGGTTCGGTACGCAATGACGTGAAGCTCGTCGACGTGGCGGCGACCGCGCTGTCCCAGGTCGGGGTCCCGGCCGGCTCCGCCATCGACGGCATCCCGCTGGACGCCCCGGACGACAACGACCCCTTCGACACCCTGCGCCCGGTCCTCCAGGCGCGCGTGGACGAGACGGGCATCCCGGCCGCCACCAAGGGGTTCACGCACACCCCGCCGGCCGGCTGGTCGATCGACAACTCCAAGATGGGCACGGGCGGTGTCACCGAGTGGGCCGGATGGGCCTTCGCCACCGACGAGTTCTGGAGCCAGTCGCAGCGCGACCAGTGGCGCGAGCTGAACGTCCGCTCCCGTGACGTGTTCGCCGTCGCCGACTCCGACGAGTGGGACGACAAGAGCCACACAGGCTCCTACGACTCCACCCTGATCACCCCCAAGTGGCCGGTCACCGGCGGCTCGGTGAAGAACCTGACCTTCCAGACGCACTACCACCACGAGGCGGGCCAGACCGCCCAGGTCCTGGTCTCCTACAACGGCGGCACCCCGTCGGTCGTCAAGAGCTACACCGCCGACGCGGTCGCCAAGTCCGAGTCGATCGCGCTCCAGGTCCCGGCGGGCGCCACCGACGTCCAGGTCCGCTTCCGCTACGCCGGCAGCAACAACTGGTACTGGACCGTCGACAACGTCAAGCTCGGCTGA